One segment of Tamlana crocina DNA contains the following:
- a CDS encoding T9SS type A sorting domain-containing protein, producing the protein MKKTTLTVLAFLLAKTLFGQWEIVGGSDSYFTPNPGYGNGQSHSSIQNLQFHPITNEPYVFFRHHTTNVAVGPSLAKFNGTDWELISTQFDGPGSGNTSSADFFWGFYFRQDTNVPIVFYQDSYFDGATQYKYHVAEYVGSTWTEIMGVDNSVVDDVFFGGHRTRMVRNPISNMPVIVGNGPTQIPIGSKTIVSHFDAGMWGHLGDETFGSFGAYVSDVDYHNSTSIPYVITSFSDSSLRSEVWYFQGSWKSLGDPGFEPVNYGEGFRIRVNQSNGDVYVLCPESYDNPNNSQTITLTIKKWDGNNWNTLGTPEEIWVGSALGYDLEIHPATGEPYVCFIDGGATYFGINIKRWDGQNWISTNEPNLPGTFGEKIDLVFQPQTHIPYVVSTTGQLLRSIEATASINENTIKSITLYPNPASDMVSFSDKIMKHVEVFDINGRKILSHSSNSISVKTLPKGIYIIKGTTSENISVTKRLIKI; encoded by the coding sequence ATGAAAAAAACTACTCTAACAGTTTTAGCGTTTTTGCTGGCTAAAACTTTATTCGGACAATGGGAAATTGTTGGGGGCAGCGATTCTTATTTCACGCCCAACCCCGGTTATGGCAACGGACAATCGCACAGCAGCATTCAAAACCTGCAATTCCATCCCATAACCAACGAGCCTTATGTCTTTTTTAGGCATCACACTACCAATGTGGCCGTAGGGCCTTCTTTGGCTAAATTTAACGGTACAGACTGGGAGCTTATATCTACCCAATTTGATGGCCCAGGTTCTGGAAACACCAGCTCGGCCGATTTTTTCTGGGGATTTTACTTTAGGCAAGACACTAACGTACCTATTGTTTTTTACCAGGACAGTTATTTTGATGGTGCTACCCAATACAAATATCATGTCGCTGAATATGTTGGAAGCACTTGGACAGAAATAATGGGAGTAGATAACAGCGTGGTGGACGATGTGTTTTTTGGCGGACACAGAACAAGGATGGTAAGAAACCCCATTTCAAACATGCCCGTTATTGTCGGCAATGGCCCAACACAAATTCCAATAGGGAGCAAAACCATTGTTTCGCATTTTGATGCCGGTATGTGGGGACATCTAGGGGATGAAACCTTTGGTTCGTTTGGCGCGTATGTTTCCGATGTAGACTACCACAACTCAACAAGTATCCCTTACGTAATAACTTCATTTTCCGACTCATCACTACGTTCGGAGGTTTGGTATTTCCAAGGCAGTTGGAAATCTTTGGGCGACCCTGGGTTTGAACCCGTAAATTACGGTGAAGGGTTCAGGATACGGGTCAACCAATCAAACGGAGATGTCTATGTACTTTGCCCAGAAAGTTACGATAATCCAAATAACTCCCAAACCATAACCTTGACCATAAAGAAATGGGATGGCAATAATTGGAACACGCTTGGTACGCCAGAAGAAATATGGGTGGGTTCTGCTTTGGGTTACGATTTAGAAATACACCCCGCAACCGGAGAACCCTATGTTTGTTTTATTGATGGCGGCGCCACATACTTTGGCATAAATATTAAGCGATGGGATGGCCAAAACTGGATATCGACCAACGAACCGAATTTACCAGGTACTTTTGGAGAAAAAATTGATTTAGTTTTTCAGCCACAAACACACATCCCTTATGTGGTTTCAACCACAGGACAACTACTTAGATCTATCGAGGCGACGGCTTCAATAAATGAAAACACAATAAAGTCTATTACTTTGTACCCAAACCCTGCGAGCGATATGGTATCCTTTTCAGATAAAATCATGAAGCATGTTGAGGTTTTTGATATTAACGGTAGAAAAATATTAAGCCATAGTTCAAATTCAATTTCAGTAAAAACCCTTCCAAAAGGCATTTATATAATAAAAGGAACAACTTCAGAAAATATATCTGTCACAAAAAGATTAATTAAAATTTAA
- the glgA gene encoding glycogen synthase yields MKALFYTREFPPYVYGGAGVHVEYLAGELAKLMEVDVRCFGDQDEESDNLSVKGYPFEDGVFENSDDKLKSVFKTLSTGLHMNAEAIDADVVHCHTWYAHFAGIVSKLCYGTPLVITTHSLEPLRPWKREQLGRGYDASSWVEKTAIEMADALIAVSEETKEDVIKHFNVDESKVHVIYNGINLQQYQTTSETSTLDEYEVDKTKPYVLFVGRITRQKGIIHLVNAIKYIDPDTQIVLCAGAPDTKEIGKEMEDAVNEVKKTRKNVIWIDKMVTKEEIIQLYSHADVFCCPSIYEPFGIINIEAMACKTAVVASAVGGIKEVVVDGETGFLIPLEQQKEAPFEPIDPDKFSRDLADGINKVIKNKDLRENMAQKGRKRVEEYFDWVAIAKQVESLYKSLI; encoded by the coding sequence ATGAAAGCACTTTTTTACACTAGAGAATTCCCTCCATACGTTTATGGTGGGGCCGGAGTACATGTGGAATATTTGGCGGGCGAACTCGCTAAATTAATGGAAGTTGATGTTAGGTGCTTTGGCGATCAAGATGAAGAATCAGATAATCTCAGTGTTAAAGGATATCCTTTTGAAGATGGTGTTTTTGAAAACTCAGACGACAAGCTAAAGTCCGTTTTTAAAACCCTAAGTACTGGATTACACATGAATGCCGAAGCCATAGATGCCGATGTGGTACACTGCCACACTTGGTACGCGCATTTTGCTGGTATTGTTTCCAAACTTTGTTACGGTACGCCCTTAGTTATAACCACTCACTCCCTAGAACCTTTAAGGCCCTGGAAACGCGAACAACTGGGCAGAGGGTACGATGCTTCGTCATGGGTAGAAAAAACAGCTATTGAAATGGCCGATGCGCTAATCGCCGTTTCTGAGGAAACCAAAGAAGATGTGATTAAACATTTTAATGTGGATGAAAGTAAAGTGCACGTTATTTACAACGGCATCAATCTTCAGCAATACCAAACCACTTCAGAAACCTCAACACTTGATGAATACGAGGTGGACAAAACAAAACCTTACGTGCTTTTTGTGGGCAGGATTACCCGCCAAAAAGGGATTATCCACTTGGTAAATGCCATTAAATATATTGACCCCGATACGCAAATCGTTTTATGTGCCGGTGCGCCAGACACCAAGGAAATTGGCAAGGAAATGGAAGACGCCGTTAACGAAGTGAAAAAAACGCGCAAAAATGTAATCTGGATAGACAAAATGGTTACCAAAGAGGAAATCATTCAGCTTTACTCGCATGCCGATGTATTTTGCTGTCCGTCAATCTACGAACCTTTTGGCATTATAAACATTGAAGCCATGGCCTGCAAAACCGCTGTCGTGGCCAGTGCCGTTGGTGGCATAAAAGAAGTGGTGGTTGATGGCGAAACCGGTTTTTTAATTCCTTTGGAACAGCAAAAAGAAGCGCCATTCGAACCTATCGACCCCGATAAGTTTTCCCGAGATCTTGCCGATGGCATCAATAAGGTAATAAAAAACAAAGACCTTCGTGAAAACATGGCCCAAAAAGGCCGAAAACGGGTTGAAGAATATTTTGATTGGGTGGCCATTGCCAAACAAGTAGAAAGCCTGTACAAATCGTTGATATAA
- a CDS encoding glucose-1-phosphate adenylyltransferase, producing MINNKVLAIVLGGGQGSRLYPLTDKRSKPAVPIAGKYRLVDIPISNCINADIKRIFVLTQFNSASLNQHIKNTYHFSFFSSAFVDVLAAEQTPDNKTWFQGTADAVRQSMHHFLNHDFEYALILSGDQLYQMDYDKMIEAHEDSGAEISIATIPVNEKDAPGFGILKANEEDIITSFIEKPDASLLPEWTSDVSDEMKAQGRNYLASMGIYVFNKDLLVKLMSNPETNDFGKEIIPQSIENHKTLSYQYEGYWTDIGTVESFFEANLGLTDDIPKFDLYDRTKRIYTHARMLPTTKVAGTSLDRAVIAEGCIISAAKIEKSVIGIRSRIGKESTVINTYMMGSDYYETLEDMESQKIEILMGIGERCFIKNCILDKNCRIGDDVRINGGTHLEDAETDTYCIKDGIVVVKNGATIPKGFII from the coding sequence ATGATTAACAATAAAGTTTTAGCCATTGTTTTAGGAGGTGGCCAAGGATCCAGACTTTACCCATTAACCGATAAACGATCAAAACCAGCGGTGCCCATTGCGGGAAAGTACAGATTGGTGGATATTCCCATATCAAATTGCATCAATGCCGACATCAAGCGCATTTTTGTTTTAACACAGTTCAATTCGGCATCATTAAACCAACACATTAAAAACACCTATCATTTCAGCTTTTTTAGTAGTGCCTTTGTTGATGTTTTGGCCGCCGAGCAAACCCCAGACAATAAAACGTGGTTTCAAGGTACTGCCGATGCCGTTAGGCAAAGCATGCATCACTTTTTAAATCACGATTTTGAATACGCTTTAATTCTTTCTGGTGACCAACTTTACCAAATGGATTATGATAAAATGATTGAAGCACACGAAGACAGTGGTGCCGAAATCTCCATTGCCACCATTCCTGTAAACGAAAAAGATGCACCCGGTTTTGGCATCCTTAAAGCCAACGAAGAAGACATTATCACCTCTTTTATTGAAAAACCCGATGCCAGTTTGCTACCCGAATGGACATCGGATGTTAGCGATGAAATGAAAGCCCAAGGCAGAAATTATTTAGCTTCTATGGGTATTTATGTGTTCAACAAAGATTTATTGGTGAAGTTGATGAGCAACCCAGAAACCAACGATTTTGGTAAGGAAATCATACCACAGTCTATTGAAAACCACAAAACCTTAAGTTATCAATACGAAGGCTATTGGACGGATATTGGAACGGTAGAATCGTTCTTTGAAGCCAATTTGGGCTTAACCGACGATATCCCAAAATTCGATTTATACGACAGGACCAAGCGTATTTACACCCACGCCCGTATGTTGCCCACCACTAAAGTAGCGGGCACCTCTTTAGATCGGGCCGTAATCGCTGAAGGTTGTATTATCAGTGCTGCAAAAATCGAAAAATCGGTTATTGGTATCCGTTCCAGAATCGGGAAGGAGTCTACCGTAATCAATACCTATATGATGGGTAGCGATTATTACGAAACCTTAGAGGACATGGAAAGCCAGAAAATAGAAATCCTAATGGGTATTGGCGAACGATGTTTTATAAAAAATTGTATTTTGGATAAAAACTGCCGCATAGGCGATGACGTAAGAATTAATGGAGGCACCCATTTGGAAGATGCAGAAACCGATACCTATTGTATTAAAGACGGTATTGTAGTTGTTAAAAACGGAGCTACCATTCCAAAAGGATTCATCATTTAA
- a CDS encoding alpha-1,4-glucan--maltose-1-phosphate maltosyltransferase, giving the protein MQNQKRAIIDYVSPSVNCGEFYIKRVVNEIVNVEAHIMADGHDVLGASVLYKHENDKTWKEKRMLLRSNDEWQTTFSVEKQGYYTYKVEAWVDYALNWRYGLIRKINDGQHVVSELLEGAELIEPLLKKVNAEDKSYLEHLIHIFKNDSHYGEAITEAAKDKLYNIFFANPSKILANTTKDYQIFVDRKRARFSTWYEFFPRSASQHEGVHGTFNDCIPLMPRIKSMGFDVVYLPPIHPIGEVNRKGKNNTTEAKHGDVGSCWGIGSQHGGHKDIHPQLGSLDDFKALIQAAKDNDLEIAMDYALQAAPDHPWVKDHPKWFKWRPDGTVQYAENPPKKYQDILPIYWESEDYKNLWNECLDILMHWIDCGVKIFRVDNPHTKPFYFWNWIISKVKEKYPDVIFLAEAFTAPKVMQQLAKQGFTQSYTYFTWRESKHDLIQYVEELTKSELKEYMQPNFWPNTPDINPYHLQGANESMHIIRYALAATLSSSIGIYGPVFEYMISAPLLGKEEYLNSEKFQFTHYDWDIKNKLTTLIAKINYIRNLNEALQQTNNIKFCHIQNDNLIAFYKWNHDKTNEIFVVISLDSHHSQQGTVQVPLHDIGVNHGHNIEMHDLITDSRYNWNNEWCFIELHPTMPLHIFKINK; this is encoded by the coding sequence ATGCAAAACCAAAAAAGAGCAATCATTGATTACGTATCGCCTAGCGTTAATTGCGGTGAATTTTACATAAAACGTGTTGTTAACGAAATTGTTAATGTTGAAGCTCATATCATGGCCGATGGCCACGACGTTTTGGGTGCTTCAGTTTTGTACAAGCACGAGAATGATAAAACTTGGAAAGAAAAGCGCATGTTGCTCCGTTCCAACGACGAGTGGCAAACTACTTTTTCTGTTGAAAAACAAGGTTATTACACCTATAAAGTTGAAGCTTGGGTAGATTATGCCCTGAATTGGCGCTACGGGCTAATTAGAAAAATAAATGACGGGCAGCATGTGGTTTCAGAATTGCTGGAAGGTGCTGAACTGATTGAGCCACTATTAAAAAAGGTAAATGCCGAAGACAAAAGCTACCTTGAACATTTAATACATATCTTTAAAAATGATAGCCATTACGGCGAGGCGATTACTGAAGCGGCAAAAGATAAACTCTACAACATATTTTTTGCCAATCCTTCAAAAATATTGGCCAACACCACAAAAGATTATCAAATTTTTGTAGATAGAAAACGGGCAAGATTCAGCACATGGTACGAGTTTTTCCCGCGTTCTGCATCGCAACACGAAGGAGTTCACGGTACTTTTAACGATTGCATTCCGTTAATGCCAAGGATAAAAAGTATGGGGTTCGATGTGGTCTACCTGCCCCCCATTCACCCTATTGGCGAAGTAAACCGAAAAGGAAAAAACAACACCACCGAGGCAAAACATGGCGACGTGGGCTCATGCTGGGGCATTGGCTCGCAGCATGGCGGCCATAAAGACATCCATCCGCAATTGGGCAGTTTGGATGATTTTAAAGCATTGATCCAAGCGGCAAAAGACAACGACCTGGAAATCGCCATGGATTATGCCCTACAAGCTGCACCCGACCACCCTTGGGTAAAAGACCACCCCAAATGGTTTAAATGGCGACCCGACGGCACCGTTCAATATGCTGAAAATCCACCAAAAAAATATCAAGACATCCTTCCTATTTACTGGGAAAGCGAAGATTATAAAAACCTTTGGAACGAGTGTTTGGATATTTTAATGCACTGGATTGATTGTGGCGTTAAGATTTTCAGGGTGGATAACCCGCATACCAAACCGTTCTATTTTTGGAATTGGATCATTTCAAAAGTAAAGGAAAAGTACCCCGATGTGATCTTTCTGGCCGAAGCTTTCACAGCTCCTAAAGTGATGCAGCAGTTGGCAAAACAAGGCTTTACGCAATCGTACACTTATTTTACATGGCGTGAAAGCAAGCACGACCTCATCCAATATGTTGAGGAATTGACCAAAAGTGAGCTAAAGGAATACATGCAGCCCAACTTTTGGCCCAACACGCCAGATATTAACCCGTACCATTTGCAGGGCGCTAACGAATCGATGCACATTATTCGCTATGCCTTGGCGGCAACGCTTAGCTCGTCCATAGGGATTTATGGACCTGTTTTCGAATATATGATATCGGCACCTTTACTAGGGAAAGAAGAGTATTTAAATTCCGAAAAATTCCAGTTTACACATTACGATTGGGACATAAAAAACAAACTGACCACTTTAATTGCGAAAATAAATTACATCAGGAACCTTAATGAGGCCCTGCAGCAAACCAACAACATTAAATTCTGCCATATCCAGAACGATAATTTAATCGCATTTTATAAGTGGAACCACGATAAAACCAACGAAATATTTGTGGTAATCAGTCTCGATTCGCACCACTCGCAGCAAGGCACCGTACAAGTGCCCTTGCACGATATTGGTGTGAACCACGGACACAACATTGAAATGCACGACTTGATAACCGACAGTCGCTACAATTGGAACAATGAGTGGTGCTTTATAGAGTTGCACCCCACCATGCCGCTTCACATTTTCAAAATAAACAAATAA
- a CDS encoding trehalose synthase, whose translation MANNVSTSSVQPVFVSAKPWESLLDHTDFVKTFLLDVLQNYIVEQRWYGGKSSQLKYIELVEYFKIQQDGEIYFGLILEVNFVEAFYQHYFLPIAFVTDEDFAKENRILPIEINNQSGYIIDATHLEAFRKLVFERIATAEPKDTTKVQYHKSHLFKNLTYESSRFMGLEQSNTSLVYNEKYVLKFFRRIFADKNPDYEMSRFLSEKKEFKNTPAYLGSINLVDSNSANITIGLMQKMIPNEGDAWEYMLKELHKVFSNIEYKNIHIDALPNTELYQRLKIKDVPAEIIDWAGLNIFTQVRTLAKRTAEMHIALGSEFEETAFTPAHYNNDYTVWLKNKMLYQFQNRLNTIENNLHKLEGIALDLANEFLDKKNLIRKRFLNFDWTKLKGERIRIHGDYHLGQVLVKNNDFYILDFEGEPESTIRDRTVKQPPLKDVAGLFRSFHYAIYANVFNNKEQYKASLEQLFKASEILYRFITGLFLGTYVTETQNANLNLGYNQERIFILKYCLLEKAIYELGYELNSRPQWAAIPLKGISNIINH comes from the coding sequence ATGGCCAACAATGTTTCAACATCTTCGGTACAACCTGTTTTCGTGAGCGCTAAGCCATGGGAATCACTATTGGACCATACCGATTTTGTTAAAACATTTCTGCTAGATGTATTGCAAAACTATATTGTAGAGCAACGCTGGTACGGCGGTAAATCAAGCCAGTTAAAATACATCGAGCTGGTTGAATATTTCAAAATACAGCAAGATGGCGAGATTTATTTCGGACTCATTTTAGAGGTTAATTTCGTCGAAGCCTTTTATCAGCATTATTTTTTGCCCATTGCGTTTGTAACCGATGAAGATTTTGCCAAGGAAAACCGTATTCTTCCTATTGAAATCAACAATCAATCGGGCTATATTATTGATGCCACGCACTTGGAAGCCTTCAGGAAATTGGTTTTTGAACGCATTGCCACCGCCGAGCCTAAAGACACTACAAAAGTGCAATACCACAAAAGTCATTTATTTAAAAATTTGACTTACGAATCGTCAAGATTCATGGGCTTGGAGCAAAGCAACACCTCTTTGGTGTATAACGAAAAATACGTTTTAAAGTTTTTTAGGCGCATTTTCGCCGATAAAAACCCCGATTACGAAATGAGTCGGTTTTTATCCGAAAAAAAGGAGTTTAAAAACACCCCGGCGTATTTGGGCAGTATTAATTTGGTCGATTCCAACTCGGCAAACATCACGATTGGGTTGATGCAAAAAATGATTCCGAATGAAGGCGATGCTTGGGAATACATGTTAAAAGAATTGCATAAAGTCTTTTCAAACATCGAGTATAAAAACATCCATATAGACGCACTGCCAAACACCGAATTGTACCAACGTTTAAAAATTAAAGACGTACCGGCCGAAATTATTGACTGGGCAGGCTTAAACATTTTTACCCAGGTACGCACTTTGGCCAAGCGCACCGCCGAAATGCACATCGCATTAGGCTCGGAGTTTGAAGAAACCGCTTTTACCCCAGCCCATTACAACAACGATTATACCGTTTGGCTTAAAAACAAAATGCTTTACCAATTTCAAAACCGACTGAATACCATTGAAAACAACCTCCATAAATTGGAGGGTATCGCTTTAGATTTGGCCAATGAATTTTTGGACAAAAAAAATCTGATTAGGAAGCGTTTTCTCAATTTCGACTGGACGAAGCTAAAAGGCGAGCGCATCCGTATTCACGGCGATTATCATTTGGGGCAAGTTTTGGTAAAAAACAACGATTTTTACATCCTCGATTTTGAAGGCGAACCCGAAAGCACCATTCGAGACCGTACGGTAAAACAACCGCCTTTAAAAGATGTGGCCGGTTTGTTCCGTTCGTTCCATTACGCTATTTATGCTAACGTTTTCAACAATAAAGAACAATACAAAGCCTCTTTGGAACAATTATTCAAAGCTTCCGAGATTTTGTATCGTTTTATAACGGGTCTGTTTTTGGGTACTTACGTTACCGAAACACAAAACGCCAACCTCAACTTAGGGTACAACCAAGAGCGTATTTTCATCTTGAAATATTGTTTGCTTGAAAAAGCAATTTACGAATTGGGTTACGAACTCAACTCGCGCCCACAGTGGGCAGCAATCCCTTTAAAGGGAATTTCTAATATTATAAATCATTAA
- the glgB gene encoding 1,4-alpha-glucan branching protein GlgB — MAQVKVHSLFTEFDINLFKAGKHYRLYEKFGSHLVTVDGIEGVYFAVWAPSAKQVSVVGDFNYWIEGEHQLNVRWDSSGIWEGFIPLVEKGAKYKYKIQSHNNDIKTEKADPYARRCEHPPSTASIVWDDGYKWKDSTWMKKRKKHNALDAPYSVYEVHLGSWKKHVEEDRFLSYYELADELVNYVKDMNFTHVELMPIMEYPYDPSWGYQLTGYFAPTSRFGYPEEFKYLIDKLHQNDIGIILDWVPSHFPEDAHGLGFFDGSHLYEHPDKRKGYHQDWKSLIFNYERNEVRSFLISNAIFWMDQYHADGLRVDAVASMLFLDYSREDGEWEPNIYGGRENLAVISFLKELNEEIYASFPDVQTIAEESTAFPMVSRPTFFGGLGFGMKWMMGWMHDTLEYFAKDPVYRKYHHNEITFSLAYAFTENFMLPLSHDEVVYGKNSILGRMPGDEWQRFANLRLLYGYMFTHPGTKLLFMGGEFGQYNEWDFQESLDWNLLDFKPHQDTKNYYKALNKFYKTTPALFEKPFTGEGFEWISYGDHENCVISYIRKGYKAENNVVVVCNLTPAIREKYRIGLPVKGKLKEVFNSDLKEFGGSGVSNTKDISIKKTAWNGKDYSAEITLPPLAVTVFEFKS; from the coding sequence ATGGCACAAGTAAAAGTTCACAGTTTATTTACAGAATTCGACATCAACCTTTTTAAGGCCGGTAAACACTACAGGCTTTACGAAAAATTTGGTTCGCACCTTGTTACCGTTGATGGCATTGAAGGCGTTTATTTTGCCGTTTGGGCACCTAGCGCCAAACAGGTTTCTGTAGTTGGTGACTTTAATTATTGGATTGAAGGCGAGCACCAACTTAACGTACGTTGGGACTCCAGTGGTATTTGGGAAGGTTTTATTCCGCTTGTAGAAAAAGGAGCCAAGTACAAATACAAAATCCAGAGCCATAACAATGATATTAAAACCGAAAAGGCCGACCCCTATGCTAGAAGATGTGAGCATCCGCCTAGCACGGCATCCATTGTTTGGGACGACGGCTACAAGTGGAAAGACAGCACTTGGATGAAAAAACGAAAAAAACACAATGCATTGGATGCGCCTTATTCAGTTTACGAAGTGCATTTGGGCTCCTGGAAAAAACACGTTGAAGAAGACCGTTTTTTATCCTATTACGAACTGGCAGACGAATTGGTAAACTACGTCAAGGACATGAACTTTACCCACGTAGAGCTGATGCCTATTATGGAATATCCGTACGATCCGTCATGGGGCTACCAGCTCACGGGTTATTTCGCGCCCACATCACGCTTTGGCTACCCCGAGGAATTCAAATATTTAATTGATAAATTACACCAAAACGATATCGGCATTATTTTAGACTGGGTACCATCGCATTTCCCGGAAGATGCGCACGGGCTCGGCTTTTTTGATGGCTCGCATCTTTATGAACACCCCGACAAACGGAAAGGTTACCACCAAGATTGGAAAAGTTTGATTTTTAATTACGAACGCAATGAAGTACGCTCGTTCTTAATCAGTAACGCCATTTTTTGGATGGACCAATACCACGCCGATGGCCTGCGTGTGGATGCCGTAGCATCCATGTTGTTTTTAGATTATTCACGCGAAGATGGCGAATGGGAACCCAACATTTATGGCGGTCGCGAAAACTTGGCTGTTATCAGTTTCCTAAAAGAACTGAATGAAGAAATTTACGCCTCCTTCCCCGATGTGCAAACCATCGCAGAAGAATCGACCGCATTCCCAATGGTATCGCGACCCACTTTTTTTGGTGGGCTCGGTTTCGGAATGAAATGGATGATGGGCTGGATGCACGACACTTTGGAGTATTTTGCCAAAGACCCCGTGTATCGTAAATACCACCACAATGAAATTACCTTTAGTTTGGCCTACGCCTTTACCGAAAACTTTATGTTGCCTCTATCGCACGACGAGGTGGTGTATGGTAAAAACTCCATTTTAGGGCGTATGCCTGGCGACGAGTGGCAGCGTTTTGCCAACCTGCGCTTGCTGTACGGCTACATGTTTACCCATCCTGGAACCAAACTTTTATTCATGGGTGGCGAATTTGGACAGTACAACGAATGGGATTTCCAAGAAAGTTTAGATTGGAATCTTTTGGATTTTAAACCCCACCAAGACACCAAAAATTATTACAAGGCACTAAACAAATTTTATAAAACCACACCCGCATTGTTCGAAAAACCATTCACTGGCGAAGGCTTTGAATGGATAAGCTACGGCGACCACGAAAATTGCGTTATCTCCTATATCCGTAAAGGTTATAAAGCTGAAAACAATGTGGTGGTGGTCTGCAATTTAACACCGGCCATAAGAGAAAAATACCGCATCGGCCTTCCTGTAAAAGGGAAACTGAAAGAAGTTTTTAATAGCGACTTGAAGGAATTTGGCGGTAGCGGTGTTTCAAACACAAAAGACATCAGCATTAAAAAAACGGCATGGAATGGCAAAGATTATTCTGCAGAGATAACATTGCCCCCATTGGCGGTTACCGTTTTTGAGTTCAAATCCTAA